The following coding sequences lie in one Leucobacter allii genomic window:
- a CDS encoding acyl-CoA thioesterase produces MTDAPSLLDMLTVLDSGARTREDILTGPPMPTPHGRSFGGQVLGQALAAAGTTVPADRPIHSMHGYFIRPGASDLGMTFEVDRLHDGRSFSTRRVQAYQEGSVLMSLIASFQEDAAGLEHQERIEVADLPDPESLPSVWQRYGHLAGDGGASWVLNRPFDFRYLESDIILEVPERTNRQRVWMRSRDPLRGDAMLHAAALAFGSDYLLLEPVARRHGIPWATPGMRGASLDHAMWFHRPFRVDEWLLYELDSPTAQGGRGLAHGRFYDRDGALVASVAQESMLRLPQ; encoded by the coding sequence ATGACCGATGCCCCGTCGCTCCTCGATATGCTCACCGTGCTCGATTCCGGCGCGCGCACCCGCGAGGACATCCTCACGGGGCCGCCGATGCCCACCCCGCACGGCCGCTCCTTCGGCGGCCAGGTGCTCGGACAGGCGCTCGCCGCGGCCGGCACGACCGTGCCGGCCGATCGCCCCATCCACTCGATGCACGGGTACTTCATCCGCCCGGGCGCGAGCGACCTGGGCATGACCTTCGAGGTGGACCGGCTGCACGACGGCCGTTCCTTCTCCACGCGGCGCGTGCAGGCCTACCAGGAGGGCAGCGTGCTGATGTCGCTCATCGCCTCCTTCCAGGAGGACGCTGCGGGGCTCGAGCATCAGGAGCGCATCGAGGTCGCGGACCTGCCCGACCCCGAATCGCTGCCGTCCGTCTGGCAGCGCTACGGGCACCTCGCGGGCGACGGCGGAGCCTCCTGGGTGCTCAACCGGCCATTCGACTTCCGCTACCTCGAGTCGGACATCATCCTCGAGGTGCCGGAACGCACGAACCGGCAGCGCGTGTGGATGCGCAGCCGCGACCCGCTCCGGGGCGACGCGATGCTGCACGCCGCGGCGCTCGCCTTCGGCAGCGACTACCTGCTCCTCGAGCCGGTGGCGCGGCGGCACGGGATCCCCTGGGCCACGCCGGGGATGCGCGGGGCGAGCCTCGACCACGCGATGTGGTTCCACCGCCCCTTCCGCGTGGACGAGTGGCTGCTCTACGAGCTCGACTCGCCCACGGCGCAGGGCGGGCGCGGACTCGCCCACGGCCGCTTCTACGATCGCGACGGAGCGCTCGTGGCGAGCGTCGCCCAGGAGAGCATGCTCCGGCTCCCCCAGTAA
- the rpoZ gene encoding DNA-directed RNA polymerase subunit omega, producing the protein MANPNGIIDPPIDDLLEKVDSKYALVVFASQRARQINDYYTDLHDGNLFDNVGPLVDSSVDDKPLSIALHEIVEGKLTMTPRAEAAAEEVPATEAA; encoded by the coding sequence ATGGCCAACCCCAACGGCATCATCGATCCGCCCATCGACGACCTGCTCGAGAAGGTGGATTCGAAGTACGCTCTGGTGGTTTTCGCGTCGCAGCGCGCCCGCCAGATCAACGATTACTACACGGATCTGCACGACGGGAACCTGTTCGACAACGTGGGACCGCTCGTCGACTCGTCGGTGGACGACAAGCCGCTGTCGATCGCGCTGCACGAGATCGTCGAGGGCAAGCTCACGATGACCCCGCGGGCCGAGGCCGCCGCGGAGGAGGTCCCCGCCACGGAGGCCGCGTAA
- the metK gene encoding methionine adenosyltransferase, whose product MPLRQFTSESVTEGHPDKICDRISDTILDAMIAQDPGARVAVETLVTTGLVHVAGEVSTSGYVEIPQLVRDAVREIGYTSSEMGFDAASCGVSVSIGQQSPDIAGGVDASLEVRSGEDADDELNRQGAGDQGIMFGFATDETPELHPLPSWIAHRLAERLTEVRKAGILPELRPDGKTQVTVGYDGDRAASIEAVVVSTQHHADLALPALQEAVAREVIRPVLDRVELPSGGAELIINPAGPFVVGGPMGDAGLTGRKIIIDTYGGWSRHGGGAFSGKDPSKVDRSAAYAMRWVAKHVVRAGLARRAELQVAYAIGRAHPVGLYVETFGTETVPVERIERAVREVFDLRPLAIIRDLELIRPIYARTSAYGHFGRELPEFTWEATPRIAELRAAAGV is encoded by the coding sequence GTGCCGCTGCGCCAGTTCACCTCGGAATCGGTCACCGAGGGGCACCCGGACAAGATCTGCGACCGCATCTCCGACACGATCCTCGACGCGATGATCGCGCAGGATCCGGGCGCCAGGGTGGCCGTCGAGACCCTCGTGACCACGGGACTCGTCCACGTCGCCGGCGAGGTCTCGACCTCGGGGTACGTCGAGATCCCGCAGCTCGTGCGCGATGCCGTGCGTGAGATCGGCTACACGAGCTCCGAGATGGGCTTCGACGCCGCCTCGTGCGGCGTGTCCGTGTCGATCGGACAGCAGTCGCCCGACATCGCCGGCGGCGTGGACGCGTCCCTCGAGGTGCGCAGCGGCGAGGACGCGGACGACGAGCTGAACCGGCAGGGCGCCGGGGACCAGGGCATCATGTTCGGCTTCGCGACGGACGAGACCCCCGAGCTGCACCCGCTGCCGAGCTGGATCGCGCACCGGCTCGCGGAGCGGCTCACCGAGGTGCGCAAGGCCGGCATCCTCCCCGAGCTCCGCCCCGACGGCAAGACCCAGGTCACGGTGGGCTACGACGGGGACCGTGCGGCGTCGATCGAGGCCGTCGTTGTCTCGACCCAGCACCACGCTGACCTCGCGCTGCCCGCCCTGCAGGAGGCCGTCGCGCGCGAGGTCATCCGCCCGGTGCTCGACCGCGTGGAGCTTCCGAGCGGCGGTGCCGAACTCATCATCAACCCCGCCGGCCCGTTCGTCGTCGGCGGCCCCATGGGCGACGCCGGGCTCACCGGGCGCAAGATCATCATCGACACCTACGGCGGGTGGAGCCGGCACGGCGGCGGCGCCTTCAGCGGCAAGGATCCCTCCAAGGTCGACCGCTCGGCGGCGTACGCGATGCGCTGGGTCGCCAAGCACGTCGTGCGGGCGGGGCTCGCCCGTCGCGCCGAGCTGCAGGTCGCGTACGCGATCGGCCGGGCCCATCCCGTCGGCCTCTACGTGGAGACCTTCGGCACGGAGACCGTGCCGGTCGAGCGCATCGAGCGTGCGGTGCGCGAGGTCTTCGATCTGCGCCCCCTCGCGATCATCCGCGATCTCGAGCTGATCCGCCCGATCTACGCGCGCACGAGCGCCTACGGCCACTTTGGCCGCGAGCTCCCCGAGTTCACCTGGGAGGCGACGCCGCGCATCGCCGAGCTGCGGGCCGCCGCGGGGGTCTAG